The DNA region GGGTGAATGGTTCTGTGTGGACCGCAAGACCCAGTTGCACtcgagcgacgagctggGTGAGCGGTTTTTCACCACGTACGGCGAGTACTGTCGGTGGCGCAAGACGTACAGCCAGCGGCTGCGggagctcgagcagcaggcGTACGAGTCTGAAGATTTCGAGGCGCTCgagaaagagcttttgCGCTTGGAAAAGCTGTGTTTTAGCGCGAAAATCGACACAGATACTATTCTTTCCATCAAAAGAGGCTAGTGCATATTAATATTATtattcctcgtcgtcaCTGACCTGGATAGGTTGTTTCAAAGGGTTTGCTTTCAAATGGTAGTGCTGTTTGCGTCTTTCCTCAAACATcctgtgtttttcctccGGCGACAACTCCTTGTTCTCGTCGCCCGACTCAGGCTCCGACGCAGGCTTCTCCTCGGGCTGTTCCACCACCTCGATTCTATTTTCGCTGTAGACTGGCGCTCCGTCGTCGACGCCCTCACCCAGGTCGAGTGCctccatctcgtcctcttcgTTGTCCGAGCGGTAGTAGTCGTTATTTGGGTCGAACCCCCCCTCGTATGGAGTCTTGGGCTCGTCTATCTTCATGGTTGCgcttttctccagctcgttgatcaaAATGTTCTTCTCGTCCCACTTGAGGTGGTCCAAGTTGCCTGTGTGGTGCAGACgctctttctgctcctGAATCTTGGAACGTATCAGGTCGCCCTTGGAAGACGAGTCTCTAAACAGCTTGGAATTGAGACGCGTGTTCTCGATGACTTTCTTGCGGTCGAACTCCGTGGCCTCTGGGCTGAGCGTGCCGGGCTCGTCGGCGCGGTAATCTGCGTCATGGGGCGCGTTTTTCAGGATTCCTCGTGGCATGGCAATATCGCAACGaatggaaaaagaggtgtTTCTGGGGTAGAGATGTGTATAGGGTTGCGCGTGCACGGATGCGATGCGATGACTAATCgatgagaaaaaaatacgCTCATAATCCGCATGAGGTAATTGGCGGCTCCTATTTTCTACCGAGCCGTTTGTTCCCTGAGCATTCTGGCCGGATTTAATGCAGGTCTAATGATTAGAAAAGTTCGGGAAGCTTCTACACCTGTCAAAGTTCCAAAGGGAGAGCCAACGGGCGCCGATACCTGGCCCTAGACACACGATTTCACGGCAGGATGAAACGGAACTATCTCAGCAACACCAGTTCCCCCACATGGCAACTTCTGCCACCTCCAGGGCCCACAATTAGCAATCTCTGTAGTTCCCTTCCTTGCCCGTTTGGCGTAGCATCTGGGTGGTACACTACCCAGGAAATTATTAGAGCCCAGGAAGGTTGCCGGTGCTAGAATAGCTTCCGAGGACCCTTAGAAGCTCTGTCCGGGTCCATAGACAGAAGGAACTCAGTGCTGGTCATCACTTGCTTCAGACAGCGAAGTTTCCCATTTTCATCTACGTTCCGAACAGTATTTTTTAAATCCGAATTTTTTGATGGGCTTCGGGCTACAAGCATCTGGTGGGCCGATTTTGATATGTACCAATGCAATTTAAACCTCTTGTTTTCCTATTCTTTCTCTCAACCTCCCAATCTTCCCATGAACACCATTTGGATTAAACTGTTTGTGGCCGTCGCGGCCTGCCACGGCGTCCAGGCCATGAACATGGAAGCCCACAGCCACGCAACCTCCACGCTTTCTGCCCCCCTTAACCTCAGCACCGTGGTCCCTGTCGCACACGAGGCTCATCACATGCACGGCGTGCCTATCCTCGAGACAGAACTCACTCCAGCAGAGAGATTGTTCTGGGAGGCCTACAACACCACGTCCTACTTCACCGTCGAGACCCCCTACAAGTCGCAATTGTACGTCCATCTCGGCCTCGTCTACGCTGCTTTCATTCTGGTGTACCCACTTGTGCTTGTTCTGCGCAACGTTAACTCGAAATGGTTCCTTCCATCGTTGACCGTGCATTCCGCCATGGTGATCGCTTCGCTCTTTAGCTACTCGCTCTTCATCAGCAACGCCCCGGACTTGTACCCAAACAACGCCTACTCCAAAATGAGCACTGGcctgttcttccttgtGATTGTCCACCTGTTCAGCTCGTTTGTTTACACAGCCAAGAAATGGCTCGAGGGCCCTTCGCCAGCTACGCACGCGCCATTGCCAGGTAAAGACATCCAGATGAGCGAGCTCAACGGGTTTGCATCGCCTTCGAGCACGCTGTATGACTCAGACGACCGTCTGCATCGTCTGAGCGCCGACTCGTTCGATCTCGAGGACCAGGGCTCGTCCACGCCAACTAGCCACCGCTCGGTAGCCGCATCACCACAGAAGCCCGATTTTGTCCTCTCAAGATTGTTCCAGCTGGCCCCCGTCGCCAAACTCGTGTCCATCTTCGGATTGGCCTCGACCTTTAATTTCCACGTCCTTAATTACGGTATGCTGTGCTACTTTTTAATTTACGCCCCAACGGGCATCGCTGTGCTCAGCTGTATCGGCATGGGCAATCACGTGTTCAACTTGCTGGCACACTTCATTAAAGGCGGCGTTTTCTTCAGTCTTGGAATCGTCTCACTCACCAGATACTGCGGCGGCTGGACCAAGCTCGGCTGGGCTTGGAACAGGTCGTATATCCTGCCTTTTGAGAAGCCTACGTCGTTCTGGTACAAGCTCCAGCCTAAAAACGGCATGATCACCATGGAAATGGTGGAGAGCTCGCTAATTCTGTTCTACGGCTCTACCAACGTCTTTCTGGAGCACCTGGCTGCTCCGGGCGGCCCATGGACGGCGAAGGACCTCCAGCACGTGTCGATCGCTTTCCTGTACATCGGTGCGGGCTTGTGCGGCGTGGTGGCGGAGCTGAAACTCGCCGACTGGCGTCTTGAGAAGTTCTACTCCCAGGTCGGCTCAGACTTTGAGGTCCAGGGATACCGTCCTGCTCACGTGACCCCAGGATTCAGTCCTAATCCGTTCCCAGCCTTCACGATTTTCTGGACCGGGCTGCTGATGTCGCAGCACCAGCAGGCCTCTGAGCTCTCTACGAGTGTCCATGTGCAGTGGGGATCGCTTTTGACGTACGGCTCTGTGGTTCGGTTGGTGACCTTCCTGCTAATGATCTTCTTCCCAAAGAGCCAGTCGTTCCAGCCATCCAGACCGTTCACAGAGCTCATCACGTCTTTCTGTCTGCTCTGTGGAGGTCTGGTCTTTATGGAGAGCACGGATCCTGTCATCATGGCGCTCGAGTACAGAGGCTTGACCCCAATGTTCACGATGAACGTGAGCGTGGGCGTGGTTTCGCTGCTGATGGCCTGGATCATGTGTGTGTTCTCCATCAGAGACCGGCTCAAAACCGGCTCGCACTAATGTTGCTACGATAATGAGGCAAATGTATTCAATGTATTCAATACATTTTGACAAAAATAAGCAGGTTAATTAATAATATATATTTATTACATTTTTCTGTCAGATTTTTCAtgtattatttttctaCATTCATATTCTGTCAAATATTCAGATGGATAGTTCCACCCTATCTTCTAGCTCCCCCACGTCTTGCTAGCTCCGGCGCCTTGAACGGCACTCTGAGCGTGGCAATTTTGTAGTTGTTGGATGCCGTCTTTGGCACGCCAAAGGCCTCGCATTGCGCAGCCGTCGCGTTCTTGATGACGCATCCGAGCGAACGGAACAGCGATGTCAGTCTCGACGGCTTGAGCGACAATTCCTGTGCGAGAGGTGAAACCTCCACCTGGTACTCATCCAGCTTGAGAATCAGCGCCAACAAATAGCACAGAATCTTGTCCTCGCACTTGGGATCGATCAAATAGTTcctattattttttttcagaatgCTAAAGTTTTTCAACACATAGTCCACAAGCACCACGGGCGGCTGGTTGAGCGActcgatcagctggtcCTTGGCATGGACGCGACGGTTGGCGTACAGTCCCATCAAAAGCGAGACATAATACAGCATCTGCAGCTTGAGTTTGCGGTCGGGAGTGTCTTTGGTGATGGAGGAAAGCTTTCTTAGCAGGTAGCGCGAGTTGGAGTATGGTAGCAGATCCAGCTTGTCCTTGGCCTGGATGCTGTCGTTCTGCAGACTGTCGACTCTGATGCTGGCAAGTTCTCTCTTGGAGATGATGTTTTCGAGCGGATAAATGTCGTCTACCGAGGTTGCGTCGACGTCGAATTGCGGAGTGACTCTGTGCTCGTTGAGATCGTCCAGCATCTCGCTCTTGGACGGAAGCATCGACGTGTTGACCTTGATCGAGTCGATGATGTCTGATTGCTCGGTCTCGAGTTTCGACGCATCgatcttgtttttctcaaGGTCCAGAAtggccttcttggccttcttcGTACCAAAGGCCTCGCCCAAAGCGTTTCTTTGCACGTTTCGCTGGACATCCAGCTGTCTGATGTTTGGAATCGACAGCTTTCTCTTTGACGTGACGCGCGTCGACAGCAATGGTGCTCTCAGGAGCTCGaccgtttttttttgcggATCGAATACTCCCACGTAATATGTCTGGTCGTCCCCGATGCTTTCTCCCTTATACTCCAGA from Ogataea parapolymorpha DL-1 chromosome V, whole genome shotgun sequence includes:
- a CDS encoding putative membrane protein; the protein is MNTIWIKLFVAVAACHGVQAMNMEAHSHATSTLSAPLNLSTVVPVAHEAHHMHGVPILETELTPAERLFWEAYNTTSYFTVETPYKSQLYVHLGLVYAAFILVYPLVLVLRNVNSKWFLPSLTVHSAMVIASLFSYSLFISNAPDLYPNNAYSKMSTGLFFLVIVHLFSSFVYTAKKWLEGPSPATHAPLPGKDIQMSELNGFASPSSTLYDSDDRLHRLSADSFDLEDQGSSTPTSHRSVAASPQKPDFVLSRLFQLAPVAKLVSIFGLASTFNFHVLNYGMLCYFLIYAPTGIAVLSCIGMGNHVFNLLAHFIKGGVFFSLGIVSLTRYCGGWTKLGWAWNRSYILPFEKPTSFWYKLQPKNGMITMEMVESSLILFYGSTNVFLEHLAAPGGPWTAKDLQHVSIAFLYIGAGLCGVVAELKLADWRLEKFYSQVGSDFEVQGYRPAHVTPGFSPNPFPAFTIFWTGLLMSQHQQASELSTSVHVQWGSLLTYGSVVRLVTFLLMIFFPKSQSFQPSRPFTELITSFCLLCGGLVFMESTDPVIMALEYRGLTPMFTMNVSVGVVSLLMAWIMCVFSIRDRLKTGSH
- a CDS encoding DNA-directed RNA polymerase I subunit RPA49; the encoded protein is MDSFVELDVKTVGDVADSVVVSSCVNGVELPENVSFDLYKHKDAYLVHGESENLEYKGESIGDDQTYYVGVFDPQKKTVELLRAPLLSTRVTSKRKLSIPNIRQLDVQRNVQRNALGEAFGTKKAKKAILDLEKNKIDASKLETEQSDIIDSIKVNTSMLPSKSEMLDDLNEHRVTPQFDVDATSVDDIYPLENIISKRELASIRVDSLQNDSIQAKDKLDLLPYSNSRYLLRKLSSITKDTPDRKLKLQMLYYVSLLMGLYANRRVHAKDQLIESLNQPPVVLVDYVLKNFSILKKNNRNYLIDPKCEDKILCYLLALILKLDEYQVEVSPLAQELSLKPSRLTSLFRSLGCVIKNATAAQCEAFGVPKTASNNYKIATLRVPFKAPELARRGGARR